A window of Nitrososphaerota archaeon contains these coding sequences:
- a CDS encoding cytochrome c-type biogenesis protein CcmH, with amino-acid sequence MSKTKGASILLIVIIAFPLLSVYTMPLAHAQGISELDRLLKDFFCTCGCNYVLATCETQMSCDVATSMKAELRGMLAKGNSRDQIVEAMTSKYGNTVLATPRTTGFNTFLWWYPVAGGLAGLVAVVILVRRRSDVKWRVDPDAVPALSEDELLQQLDIDQGAAETSIERKYDDLLKEKITGKKSEEIKEEKPQPRHEDGQKGAEKKKDYDAILKEKTRTKKSNS; translated from the coding sequence TTGAGCAAAACTAAAGGTGCAAGCATCCTCCTCATCGTCATCATTGCTTTTCCACTCCTCTCAGTCTACACTATGCCTTTAGCCCATGCTCAAGGAATATCAGAACTCGACAGACTCTTGAAGGACTTTTTCTGCACTTGCGGCTGCAACTATGTTCTAGCGACCTGCGAAACACAGATGTCATGCGATGTAGCCACAAGCATGAAAGCAGAACTCCGAGGCATGTTAGCTAAGGGCAATTCACGTGACCAGATAGTCGAGGCGATGACCAGCAAATACGGCAACACTGTGTTAGCAACACCGAGAACAACCGGCTTTAACACGTTCTTATGGTGGTACCCGGTTGCAGGTGGACTCGCAGGCCTAGTCGCAGTCGTGATCCTAGTTCGGAGGCGAAGCGATGTCAAGTGGCGTGTTGACCCAGACGCAGTTCCAGCACTAAGCGAGGACGAACTGCTACAGCAGCTCGACATCGATCAAGGCGCCGCCGAAACCTCTATAGAACGAAAATATGACGATCTCCTGAAAGAAAAGATCACAGGAAAGAAATCTGAGGAAATTAAAGAGGAAAAGCCACAGCCCAGACATGAAGACGGCCAGAAAGGAGCCGAAAAGAAGAAAGATTACGACGCTATCTTGAAAGAGAAAACTAGGACAAAGAAATCGAACAGTTAA
- a CDS encoding cupredoxin domain-containing protein yields the protein MNKIHLPVVIIGIAVVIGAVYLAFAAPPQAIIIRLVTANPPSANGLILPQLEKRNFDPDKINLKLGVPNTIVIVSNDDIETHQFSIPTFNITTPPIKPFDSYEFTFTPTKAGTFKFIDPRPEENYTWTDYRGIQVTQTVNHSVETGNAQVNP from the coding sequence ATGAACAAGATACATCTGCCTGTAGTCATAATAGGTATCGCAGTCGTTATCGGTGCTGTTTACTTGGCATTTGCAGCGCCTCCTCAAGCAATAATCATCAGACTAGTTACCGCTAATCCACCCAGCGCAAACGGATTAATTCTGCCACAGCTCGAGAAGAGAAACTTCGATCCTGACAAAATAAATTTGAAGCTGGGTGTGCCAAACACAATTGTGATAGTGAGTAACGACGATATTGAAACACACCAGTTCTCAATCCCCACATTCAACATTACTACTCCTCCAATCAAACCATTCGACTCTTACGAGTTTACATTTACTCCGACGAAAGCAGGCACATTCAAATTCATAGATCCAAGACCTGAAGAGAACTACACTTGGACCGATTACCGCGGAATACAGGTTACTCAAACGGTTAACCACTCAGTCGAAACAGGTAATGCTCAAGTCAATCCTTAA